In one window of Petrotoga mexicana DSM 14811 DNA:
- a CDS encoding helix-turn-helix domain-containing protein produces MQIGEKIKSLRIMRNMTQEELATRSDLTRGFISQVERDLASPTVENLEMILRALGTDLKDFFSNLENKEKIVFTKEDRIPIYDTPKGVKEELLLTTSEPKNIEPSLVVLQPGCSTDIEKPHEGVELGYVIEGEIELYLNKEVYLVRKEETFFYSANKKHFIKNKSTSKTATLIWIEIF; encoded by the coding sequence ATGCAAATAGGTGAAAAGATAAAAAGTCTTAGAATAATGAGAAACATGACCCAAGAGGAACTCGCAACTAGATCTGATTTAACAAGAGGTTTTATTTCCCAAGTTGAAAGGGATTTAGCTTCCCCAACTGTTGAAAATTTGGAAATGATACTAAGAGCCTTAGGAACAGATTTGAAAGATTTTTTTTCAAATCTTGAAAATAAGGAAAAGATTGTTTTCACAAAAGAAGATCGAATACCTATATATGATACACCAAAAGGAGTTAAAGAAGAACTTCTTTTAACAACGTCGGAACCAAAAAATATAGAACCTTCTTTAGTGGTTTTGCAACCAGGTTGTTCGACTGATATCGAAAAACCCCATGAAGGTGTGGAATTGGGATATGTGATCGAAGGAGAGATAGAGTTATACCTCAACAAAGAAGTTTATCTAGTACGTAAAGAGGAAACTTTTTTTTATTCAGCCAATAAGAAACATTTCATAAAAAATAAAAGTACTTCAAAAACAGCAACTCTAATATGGATAGAAATATTTTAA
- a CDS encoding aspartate-semialdehyde dehydrogenase, with the protein MKVGVVGATGEVGRTFLKLFEEYKLINEISELRLFASERSQGQEIEVGSKRYTVEKLQEENMKEKFDYLFFSAGASVSKRFAPIAQKSGNVVIDNSSQFRMDETIPLVVPEINAELLKNYKGIIANPNCSTIQMVLALNGIHRELGLKEIVVSTYQAVSGAGNKGITELLNQEKGINEVNHFPRIIKNNVIPLIGEKKENGFTFEEEKMINEPRKIFSDEEIKIFPTTVRVPVLYGHSESIFFRTKLDSSVDEIIKLVESTPNVEYNEEKITPVEIAGSDITFVSRIRKIEEKTFLIWVIADNIRVGAATNAIRILQKHRELN; encoded by the coding sequence TTGAAAGTTGGAGTTGTAGGAGCTACCGGTGAGGTAGGAAGAACATTTTTAAAGTTATTTGAAGAATACAAACTAATAAACGAAATTTCCGAATTGCGTTTGTTTGCATCGGAAAGGTCTCAAGGGCAAGAGATCGAGGTCGGTTCTAAAAGATATACCGTGGAAAAGCTGCAAGAAGAGAATATGAAAGAGAAGTTTGATTACCTTTTTTTCTCGGCAGGCGCCTCGGTGTCAAAAAGATTCGCTCCCATAGCACAAAAATCCGGAAATGTTGTAATAGACAATTCTTCACAATTTAGGATGGACGAAACGATTCCACTTGTTGTTCCAGAAATTAATGCAGAGTTGTTGAAAAATTATAAAGGAATAATTGCAAACCCTAACTGTTCAACCATTCAAATGGTTTTGGCCCTTAACGGCATCCATCGTGAGCTAGGTTTAAAAGAGATAGTTGTCTCTACATATCAGGCAGTATCTGGCGCTGGAAACAAGGGCATAACTGAACTTTTAAACCAAGAAAAAGGGATAAACGAAGTGAATCATTTTCCAAGGATCATAAAGAACAACGTTATACCATTGATAGGCGAAAAAAAGGAGAACGGCTTTACTTTTGAAGAAGAAAAGATGATAAACGAACCTAGAAAAATTTTTTCTGATGAAGAAATTAAAATATTTCCGACAACAGTTAGAGTGCCTGTACTCTACGGACATTCTGAATCGATTTTCTTCAGAACAAAGCTGGATTCTTCTGTTGATGAGATTATAAAATTGGTTGAATCAACTCCAAACGTCGAGTACAACGAGGAAAAAATCACCCCCGTAGAAATTGCGGGAAGTGATATTACATTTGTCTCTAGAATAAGAAAGATCGAAGAAAAAACCTTTTTGATATGGGTTATAGCGGATAATATAAGAGTTGGTGCTGCTACCAATGCAATTAGAATACTTCAAAAACACAGGGAATTGAACTGA
- a CDS encoding GIY-YIG nuclease family protein, with protein MAQVWVKILWLDGVNHKIHLSLGGIETNKGSYILLIEIKKDCIVNLHHKEIKINKGLYAYIGSAMKNLYQRVGRHMTFKEKAYQKHWHIDGILENKANKIIFIAMLPSHKRLEEDISKEFAQKFQFIEGFGASDLTVKSNLYLIDNIDYFFEIIKNFIL; from the coding sequence ATAGCCCAAGTATGGGTTAAAATTCTCTGGCTTGATGGAGTTAATCATAAAATTCACCTTTCTCTTGGAGGGATAGAGACGAATAAAGGATCTTACATTTTACTGATTGAGATAAAAAAAGATTGTATAGTAAACTTACATCACAAAGAGATAAAGATCAATAAAGGTTTGTATGCCTATATAGGTTCCGCTATGAAAAACCTCTACCAAAGAGTGGGTAGACATATGACTTTCAAGGAGAAGGCATATCAAAAACACTGGCATATAGATGGTATTTTAGAGAACAAAGCAAACAAAATAATATTTATCGCTATGCTACCTTCACACAAACGCCTTGAAGAAGATATCTCCAAAGAATTTGCCCAGAAATTTCAGTTTATTGAAGGTTTTGGTGCATCTGATTTAACTGTAAAATCAAATCTTTATCTCATTGATAATATCGACTATTTTTTTGAAATTATTAAAAACTTTATTCTCTAA
- the speD gene encoding adenosylmethionine decarboxylase: MAKSLGRHLISELYDCDEEILNDVQQIEYLMKKAAIESGATIVTSTFHRFLPHGVSGAIIVSESHLAIHTWPEYNYASLDIYTCGDSVDPWKAFYYLKDALNSKRQESQEFKRGVFSTIGIPENSSHKVEVS; encoded by the coding sequence ATGGCAAAATCCCTAGGAAGACATTTAATATCAGAATTATACGATTGCGATGAAGAGATACTAAACGATGTTCAACAAATAGAATATTTAATGAAAAAAGCAGCCATTGAATCGGGGGCAACAATAGTTACTTCTACATTTCATAGATTCTTACCACATGGGGTAAGTGGAGCAATAATTGTTTCTGAATCTCATTTGGCAATACACACTTGGCCTGAATATAATTATGCTTCTTTAGATATATATACTTGTGGAGATTCTGTCGATCCATGGAAAGCTTTTTACTATTTGAAAGATGCTTTAAATTCAAAAAGACAGGAGAGTCAGGAATTTAAACGAGGAGTCTTTTCTACTATTGGAATTCCTGAAAATTCGTCGCATAAAGTTGAGGTGAGTTGA
- the lysA gene encoding diaminopimelate decarboxylase has protein sequence MQGLKKELPFSEKELNTLLKRVQTPFYLYDEEGIRNRIRTLKDAFSWVDFKEFFAVKATPNPNILKITKEEGCGVDCSSMAELVAAEKSGFVNSDILFTSNDTPLQEYEKALSLNAILNLDDVSHIDLLKEKHALPDMMSIRYNPGGNFGNEIIGNLKESKFGVPKRDLINGFARLKDYGVKRFGLHAMLISNELNPQNIIKVAQFLFETAVEVNKKLRIDFEFINLGGGFGIPYKPEEKELDIYYISRQIKKMYEDILLENGLKPPKIYMEHGRYITGPNGYLITKVLHIKNSYKKYAGIDANSANLLRPAMYKAYHHITVLNKNSDEKTELYDVVGSLCENNDKLATDRLLPKLERGDVLVFHDVGAHGYSMGYNYNGKLRSAEYLFTKDREFKMIRRAETLDDYFATLNF, from the coding sequence GTGCAGGGATTGAAAAAAGAACTTCCCTTTTCAGAGAAAGAGTTAAATACTTTATTAAAGAGAGTACAAACACCTTTTTATCTCTACGATGAAGAAGGTATAAGAAATAGAATAAGAACATTAAAAGATGCTTTTTCTTGGGTTGATTTCAAAGAGTTTTTTGCTGTGAAGGCAACCCCCAATCCCAACATATTAAAGATCACAAAAGAAGAAGGTTGTGGAGTAGATTGTAGCTCAATGGCAGAACTGGTGGCAGCAGAAAAAAGCGGGTTCGTGAATAGTGATATTCTCTTTACATCCAACGATACCCCATTGCAAGAGTATGAAAAGGCTTTATCTTTAAACGCCATTTTGAATCTTGACGATGTAAGTCACATTGATTTATTGAAAGAAAAGCATGCGTTACCTGACATGATGTCCATCAGATACAATCCAGGCGGGAATTTTGGGAACGAGATAATAGGGAATTTAAAGGAATCAAAATTTGGAGTACCAAAAAGGGATCTTATAAATGGTTTCGCGAGACTTAAAGATTATGGGGTTAAAAGATTCGGACTGCATGCGATGTTGATCTCAAACGAATTGAACCCTCAAAATATCATAAAAGTCGCCCAATTTCTTTTTGAAACCGCTGTGGAAGTGAATAAAAAATTAAGGATAGATTTTGAATTCATTAATCTCGGTGGCGGTTTTGGTATACCTTATAAACCTGAAGAAAAGGAACTTGATATATACTACATATCACGTCAAATAAAAAAAATGTATGAGGATATTTTACTGGAAAATGGACTAAAACCTCCAAAAATATATATGGAGCATGGAAGATACATCACGGGTCCTAATGGTTACCTCATTACAAAAGTCTTGCATATAAAAAATTCTTACAAAAAATATGCGGGAATTGACGCTAACTCTGCAAATTTACTGAGACCCGCTATGTACAAGGCTTATCATCATATAACGGTATTAAATAAAAATTCTGATGAAAAAACAGAGTTGTACGATGTAGTGGGATCGTTATGCGAAAATAACGACAAACTCGCAACAGATCGATTATTACCAAAATTGGAACGAGGAGACGTCTTAGTTTTTCATGATGTTGGCGCACATGGATACTCCATGGGATATAATTATAATGGAAAATTAAGATCTGCTGAGTATTTGTTCACCAAAGATAGAGAATTCAAAATGATAAGAAGAGCCGAAACGTTGGATGATTACTTTGCTACTTTAAATTTCTAA
- the speE gene encoding polyamine aminopropyltransferase, giving the protein MAENNYTFPHTIFTEYDKAHNVGVFTETTNHIYTEQTEYQRIDIYETPAFGKLFSLDGVIMTRDSDEFVYHEMISHVPLFIHPNPKKVLIIGGGDGGTVREVLKHDSVEKVVLCELDKKVVEAALKYLPNISYELKNPKVELVYEDGSKFVSQFKYEFDVILIDSTDPTEGEGGLLFTEKFYQNCFEALNENGVFSAQTEEPFLKKEWMVRAYRRISNTFNIARLYMGYVPQYMPGTWTWTFASKNLDPIKDFDPEKVKEFNKELKYYDEEVHVASFSLPVFVKKLISEFSK; this is encoded by the coding sequence ATGGCTGAAAATAATTATACCTTTCCACATACTATTTTTACCGAGTACGATAAAGCACATAATGTGGGAGTCTTTACAGAAACAACTAATCATATTTATACCGAGCAAACAGAATATCAAAGAATAGATATATACGAAACACCCGCGTTTGGAAAACTATTCTCGTTAGATGGAGTCATTATGACGAGAGATTCAGATGAATTTGTTTATCATGAAATGATCTCACACGTTCCTTTGTTCATACATCCTAATCCCAAGAAGGTTTTGATAATCGGTGGAGGGGATGGAGGAACTGTCAGAGAAGTATTGAAACATGATTCAGTAGAGAAAGTTGTTCTTTGTGAATTGGATAAAAAGGTTGTAGAAGCTGCTTTAAAGTATTTACCTAACATTTCTTATGAGTTAAAAAATCCAAAGGTGGAATTGGTTTATGAAGATGGGAGTAAATTCGTTTCTCAATTTAAATATGAATTCGACGTTATATTGATTGATTCCACAGATCCCACCGAAGGTGAAGGAGGACTGCTTTTCACCGAAAAGTTTTATCAAAATTGTTTTGAAGCCTTGAATGAAAACGGAGTTTTTTCCGCACAAACCGAGGAGCCTTTTTTAAAGAAAGAATGGATGGTAAGAGCGTATAGGAGAATCAGCAATACCTTCAATATAGCACGATTGTATATGGGTTATGTACCTCAATATATGCCGGGTACGTGGACATGGACGTTTGCCTCAAAAAATTTGGATCCAATAAAAGATTTTGACCCTGAAAAAGTTAAAGAGTTTAATAAAGAACTTAAATACTACGATGAAGAAGTACATGTTGCATCTTTTTCTCTACCTGTTTTTGTAAAAAAATTAATTAGTGAATTCAGTAAATAA
- a CDS encoding rod shape-determining protein, giving the protein MRSYLRPYLGIDLGTANTLVYMKGKGIILNEPSVIAINKETSELLKVGKEAKKMIGKTPANIIAVRPLKEGVIADYNVAMTMLKYFINTALNGFSFFKPSVVVGIPTDATQVERNALREAALDAGSSKAFLIEEAMATAIGAGLDVEEPSGNMIVDIGGGTTEIAVISLGNIVLSKSIRVAGDLIDQEIINHIKSKYNMVIGEKTAERIKIEIGNVFDSPQYSDLSMEVIGLDVLSGLPKSVTITGSEIRNAMRVPVSKIVENIKLAIEETPPELLYDIVNRGIFLAGGGAMIKGIKELLEKETLIRVVIADDPITCVARGAGMVIDKINLIKSISQKA; this is encoded by the coding sequence ATGCGATCGTATTTGAGGCCTTATCTTGGTATCGATTTGGGAACAGCAAACACCTTAGTTTATATGAAAGGTAAAGGGATAATTCTAAATGAACCTTCCGTTATAGCTATCAATAAAGAAACGTCAGAATTGCTTAAAGTAGGAAAAGAAGCTAAGAAAATGATTGGAAAAACACCTGCTAATATAATCGCCGTTAGACCACTAAAAGAGGGTGTAATAGCAGATTATAATGTCGCTATGACTATGCTTAAGTACTTTATAAACACAGCATTGAATGGTTTTAGCTTTTTTAAACCATCTGTAGTTGTGGGAATACCTACAGATGCAACTCAAGTAGAAAGAAATGCTCTGAGAGAAGCTGCTTTGGATGCCGGTTCTAGTAAAGCTTTTTTAATTGAAGAAGCTATGGCAACGGCTATTGGCGCTGGTTTAGATGTAGAAGAACCATCCGGTAATATGATTGTAGATATAGGTGGAGGTACCACAGAAATAGCTGTAATTTCATTAGGAAATATTGTATTATCCAAATCTATAAGGGTAGCGGGAGATCTGATCGATCAAGAAATTATCAATCACATAAAATCAAAATACAATATGGTAATAGGAGAAAAAACCGCTGAGAGGATAAAAATTGAGATTGGTAATGTTTTTGATAGCCCCCAATACAGTGATTTAAGTATGGAAGTGATAGGCTTAGACGTTCTATCTGGACTTCCAAAGAGTGTTACGATCACAGGCTCAGAGATAAGAAATGCAATGCGAGTCCCTGTTTCCAAGATAGTTGAAAATATTAAATTGGCCATTGAAGAAACTCCACCTGAACTTTTGTATGATATCGTTAATAGAGGTATATTTTTAGCTGGTGGAGGAGCGATGATTAAAGGTATAAAGGAGTTGCTAGAAAAAGAAACGTTGATAAGAGTTGTAATAGCGGATGATCCAATAACTTGTGTGGCTAGAGGGGCTGGAATGGTTATTGACAAGATTAATCTTATAAAAAGTATATCTCAAAAAGCTTAA
- a CDS encoding alpha/beta fold hydrolase produces the protein MFKPEQKVKGDIVFLHGIGPNNVPYLEWYGRYFKKFGYRTSVVILPYHLSRKPNDIEDGDPYYSPEPKECTILFHNSVKDVRRTIDLLETFDDFSENHLYLMGVSFGGIIGTMTLALDKRIKKGILMITGGNWRWINFYSPYTEKVRERYAKEKNSFGCDSEEFCKKFRSDAANFVKNNINSIDDIFQKTPITCYHYDSLSYAKFVNQPVLFIKALFDKIMPHKATNNLQHLLPNKKVKSLLAGHKSSYIFKRIVGRWVINFIEKDQPQEIWEKSNKREEVLESNR, from the coding sequence ATGTTTAAACCAGAACAAAAAGTTAAAGGGGATATAGTCTTTCTGCACGGTATTGGACCCAACAACGTTCCATACCTTGAATGGTACGGAAGGTATTTTAAGAAATTTGGATACAGAACAAGTGTTGTGATCCTTCCTTACCATCTAAGTAGAAAACCAAATGATATAGAAGATGGTGACCCTTATTATTCACCCGAGCCAAAGGAATGTACCATACTTTTTCACAATTCTGTAAAAGACGTTCGAAGGACAATAGATTTGCTTGAAACCTTCGATGATTTTTCCGAAAATCATTTGTACTTAATGGGGGTATCTTTTGGAGGAATCATTGGTACTATGACTCTAGCTCTCGATAAGAGGATTAAAAAAGGCATCTTGATGATCACAGGTGGGAATTGGAGATGGATAAACTTTTACTCACCATATACGGAAAAAGTCAGGGAAAGATACGCAAAAGAAAAAAATTCATTTGGGTGTGATTCCGAGGAGTTTTGTAAAAAATTTAGAAGTGATGCGGCAAACTTTGTAAAAAATAATATCAATTCTATAGATGATATATTCCAAAAAACACCTATCACTTGTTATCATTACGACTCTCTGAGTTATGCTAAGTTCGTTAATCAACCTGTCCTTTTTATAAAAGCTCTTTTCGATAAGATCATGCCACATAAAGCCACAAATAATCTTCAACACTTATTACCAAATAAAAAAGTGAAAAGTTTATTGGCAGGACATAAATCAAGTTATATATTCAAAAGAATTGTGGGGCGTTGGGTGATTAATTTTATAGAAAAAGACCAACCCCAAGAGATATGGGAGAAAAGTAATAAAAGAGAAGAAGTTTTAGAATCAAACCGTTAG
- a CDS encoding penicillin-binding transpeptidase domain-containing protein, with translation MKEKRAKILFSLFFLGIALLFARSFQLQILNWNKYTMEVQELSTRIVKDSPKRGNIYDRNGNLLAWNQRIYNLTNLGGTLSEETEAELYQVLKGVVDNPYTVIDKLNFQKRVNLEINSVTAQKIANIDKNLQVEERYIRKYAHESLYHVLGYVDNEGTPRSGLELVFDKKLQGQPGYKMINIATNESVSPTIANAHSINGNNIYLTLDLDLQIKAYNYLKENNYNGSVIISEPKTGEILVFVSYPSVDPNLFAQGMSNLEFQRILNDNNMPLLNRATSALYPPGSIIKPFVAYAALEGGISPQATINSTGRYDLKNSQGNIIASYYDWYTLGHGETDLVKSLRASVNSYYYWLGEKLGIDYLNSVADRFDITSKTGIEIPNEKVGIFPDPEWKYDKFDTIWYPGETLLTYIGQGYVTMTPLQILRIYNILATQGEYYQFSLFKKEEDAFGNIINQNVPLLRDSYEMNEEYLKYIYQGMVEVTSFSGPPGEEGTAYQSFSDFPITVAGKTGTAEVGGGKPAHSWFAGFLPANNPQYSIVVIIENGGMGSTGAAPIAREILDDLVEKYHIQ, from the coding sequence ATGAAAGAAAAAAGAGCTAAAATACTGTTTTCTTTATTTTTTTTGGGTATTGCATTACTTTTTGCTAGATCATTTCAATTGCAGATTTTAAACTGGAATAAATACACGATGGAAGTTCAAGAGTTATCAACAAGAATTGTAAAAGATTCTCCTAAAAGAGGAAATATATACGATAGAAATGGGAATTTGTTGGCATGGAACCAAAGGATATATAATTTAACGAATTTAGGAGGAACGTTGAGTGAAGAAACAGAAGCTGAATTGTACCAAGTTCTAAAAGGTGTGGTAGATAATCCGTATACCGTAATAGATAAATTAAATTTTCAAAAAAGAGTGAATTTAGAAATAAATTCAGTGACAGCTCAAAAGATAGCAAATATTGACAAAAATCTACAAGTTGAAGAAAGATATATAAGAAAGTATGCCCACGAATCTTTATACCATGTCTTAGGTTATGTTGACAATGAAGGTACTCCAAGGTCAGGATTGGAATTGGTGTTTGATAAAAAATTACAGGGTCAGCCAGGGTACAAAATGATCAATATTGCAACAAATGAATCCGTTTCACCTACTATAGCCAACGCACATTCTATTAATGGAAACAATATTTATTTGACATTAGATTTAGATTTACAGATAAAGGCATACAATTATTTAAAAGAAAATAACTACAATGGTTCGGTGATAATCTCAGAACCAAAAACCGGAGAAATATTAGTATTTGTTAGTTATCCTTCCGTAGATCCTAATTTGTTTGCTCAAGGAATGAGTAATTTAGAGTTTCAAAGAATTTTGAATGATAATAATATGCCTTTGTTAAATAGAGCTACATCTGCATTGTACCCACCCGGGTCTATTATAAAACCTTTTGTTGCATATGCTGCCCTTGAAGGTGGTATCTCTCCACAAGCAACCATAAATTCGACTGGAAGATACGATTTAAAAAACTCTCAAGGTAACATTATCGCATCTTATTACGATTGGTATACATTGGGACATGGTGAAACCGATTTGGTAAAATCCCTGAGGGCATCGGTTAACTCTTATTATTATTGGCTTGGAGAAAAGTTGGGGATAGACTACTTGAATAGTGTTGCGGATAGATTTGATATTACTTCTAAAACAGGTATAGAAATACCAAATGAAAAAGTTGGGATTTTTCCAGATCCAGAATGGAAATATGATAAATTTGATACCATATGGTATCCAGGAGAAACATTATTAACGTATATAGGTCAAGGTTACGTCACAATGACTCCCCTTCAAATTCTAAGAATATATAATATTCTTGCTACACAAGGTGAATATTATCAATTCAGCTTATTTAAAAAGGAAGAAGATGCTTTTGGAAATATCATAAATCAAAATGTGCCTTTACTTAGAGATTCTTACGAAATGAACGAAGAATATCTGAAATACATTTACCAAGGTATGGTAGAAGTAACCTCATTCAGTGGACCACCTGGTGAAGAAGGTACTGCTTATCAATCGTTTAGCGATTTCCCAATAACGGTCGCTGGAAAGACAGGTACCGCAGAAGTAGGAGGTGGAAAACCTGCTCATTCATGGTTCGCTGGTTTTTTACCAGCAAATAACCCACAGTACTCGATTGTGGTCATTATAGAAAATGGAGGGATGGGATCCACTGGTGCAGCACCTATTGCTAGAGAGATACTCGATGATCTAGTTGAAAAATATCATATTCAATAA
- a CDS encoding glutaredoxin family protein translates to MQHVKIKVYTTPSCPWCRKAKSYFRGLGIKFKEVDVSKDPKAAEELVRRTHQMGTPVIQIGNHYIIGFDKNKIDSILGIN, encoded by the coding sequence ATGCAACATGTAAAGATAAAGGTTTATACAACTCCAAGTTGTCCTTGGTGCAGAAAAGCCAAATCGTATTTTAGAGGTTTAGGAATAAAATTTAAAGAAGTTGATGTTTCAAAAGATCCAAAAGCGGCAGAAGAATTAGTTCGAAGAACTCATCAAATGGGGACACCGGTAATTCAAATTGGAAATCATTATATAATCGGTTTTGATAAAAACAAAATAGATAGTATACTTGGAATAAACTAA
- a CDS encoding SPL family radical SAM protein — translation MKISKQNYTNETFSHIYIEKDALNYPLTNEITSKLNKSKIVYIDNYNEIFSRKNQNPFLQKLSPSLILAVNKGDFIYKGSPLCHDFEQQNFYYTNFIVNCLFDCDYCYLKGMNFSSHILFFVNLSDYFHELSRLINEIKERPERGQGKIYLSISYDSDILLFEGIYPFLKEWIEFAEANPLITIEIRTKSTNYKKFLNYSPLENLIITWSISPQEAIEKYEKNTPSLERRLMAISQLLQKGWKVNLALDPILYIGENWQEKYKEFINSISKKINLKKINAITLGVFRIPVDYLKRFKKFFKSPIAFFPYQTTNGVSTYPEELKSKMIEFVYSELEKIYNKTNIYVV, via the coding sequence TTGAAGATCTCAAAACAAAACTATACAAATGAAACTTTCTCACACATCTACATCGAAAAAGATGCCTTAAATTATCCACTAACCAATGAAATTACAAGCAAACTCAACAAAAGTAAGATAGTCTATATTGATAATTACAATGAAATATTCTCCAGGAAAAACCAAAACCCTTTTCTACAAAAGCTCTCACCGTCTCTGATTCTGGCAGTTAACAAGGGTGATTTTATCTATAAAGGGTCACCTTTGTGCCATGATTTTGAACAACAAAATTTCTACTACACAAATTTCATAGTTAATTGTCTATTCGATTGCGATTACTGTTATTTGAAAGGCATGAACTTCTCTTCCCACATTTTATTCTTTGTTAATCTCTCAGATTACTTTCATGAATTAAGCAGATTGATAAACGAGATTAAAGAACGCCCCGAACGGGGTCAAGGAAAAATTTATCTAAGTATATCATATGATTCAGACATCCTTCTTTTTGAAGGAATCTATCCATTTTTAAAAGAATGGATAGAGTTTGCTGAGGCAAACCCTCTAATAACTATAGAAATCCGCACTAAATCAACCAATTATAAAAAATTCCTGAATTACTCTCCATTAGAAAATTTGATCATTACATGGAGCATATCCCCACAGGAAGCAATAGAAAAATATGAAAAAAACACCCCCTCTTTAGAAAGAAGGTTAATGGCTATATCTCAATTGCTACAAAAAGGGTGGAAAGTCAATTTAGCGTTGGATCCTATACTTTATATCGGAGAAAATTGGCAAGAGAAATACAAGGAGTTTATTAACTCGATATCTAAAAAAATTAACCTAAAAAAGATTAACGCAATTACACTAGGAGTATTTAGAATTCCAGTTGACTATCTAAAAAGATTTAAAAAGTTTTTTAAATCCCCGATTGCATTTTTTCCTTATCAAACCACAAATGGTGTATCCACCTACCCTGAGGAATTAAAAAGTAAAATGATCGAATTCGTCTATTCAGAACTAGAAAAAATATATAATAAGACAAATATATACGTAGTTTGA